The following nucleotide sequence is from Pirellulales bacterium.
TTGTCGGAGCGATCCACAGCATGCTACCGATTGGCTGATCGGCCAATCCTCGCCGATAGCGTTCGATCGCGGCTGCGGTTTTTCCGCTACCAGCGGGTCCGGCGATAAGAAGCGTTTCCTCGGACATGCAAGACCGATAGAATGACCACAGACGTAAGGTAAATCGAGAACAATCGCTCTGTACTAACCTACATTGAGCGACTGGCAGCGCATAGAGCGCCAAAGAAGTCCACGGACCAATTCTCAGGTCGAAAGCGACTACCCGAAGGGAACGCGGTCGGCGTCGGTTTTGGTCGATCCGCTCTATTCGCGGTCACTGGTGCTGCCTTGACCTCACCAATCGATCCGCGTTCGTTCGCGATATTCGGAGGTTCGATTCCTACTTGAGCGGCCACCTGGCATCTTTCATGAGCACCCATCAAATTGTTGTACTGGGCGGCGGGTTCGCAGGATTATGGAGCGCGGTTGGCGCTGCGCGCCAATTGGACGAATTGGGCTACAGCGCTAAACAGGCGGAAATTTCGCTCGTTAACCGAGATGCGTTTCACAACATTCGCGTGCGCAACTACGAGGCCGATCTCGCGCACGTCCGCGTACCGCTCGACGATGTGCTAGAGCCGATTGGCGTCCGGCGAGTCGAAGCCGAGGTCGATGGTATCGATTTCGCGTCGCAGATAGTTCGATTGAAATCGGCAACCGGTTCGACTGCAATCGCCTACGACCGGCTTGTTTTCGCGCTGGGCAGCCAACTCGCTCGACCGAATTTGCCGGGCCTGAGCCAATTTGCGTTCGACATCGATACCTACGGTGCGGCAGCGCGGCTAAACGACCATTTGAACGCCCTGCCGAAATTGCCCAATTCGCCGGGGCGATTTACGACCGTTATCGTCGGTGCTGGATTGACAGGTATCGAAGCGGCAACTGAATTGGCTGCAAAGCTACGATCCGTTCTCGATCGCAGCAACCTGTCGCAGCCGCCGCGCGTCATTCTCGCCGACCACAAGCCGCACGTCGGCTCTGACATGG
It contains:
- a CDS encoding FAD-dependent oxidoreductase codes for the protein MSTHQIVVLGGGFAGLWSAVGAARQLDELGYSAKQAEISLVNRDAFHNIRVRNYEADLAHVRVPLDDVLEPIGVRRVEAEVDGIDFASQIVRLKSATGSTAIAYDRLVFALGSQLARPNLPGLSQFAFDIDTYGAAARLNDHLNALPKLPNSPGRFTTVIVGAGLTGIEAATELAAKLRSVLDRSNLSQPPRVILADHKPHVGSDMGESARPVIEAALQSLGIETRLGIEVAAADARGIVLRSGDRIEAATIVWCAGMQANRLTACFPVERDRFGRLPVDEYMQVCGVPNVLAAGDSAWSMMDDKHKSVMSCQHSRPMGRFAGHNVVCSLFGLPLLPLRIDWYVTVLDLGSWGAVYTEGWDRQVIAKGMAAKKAKRAINCERIYPPLNRDRRAILAAAAPIVQTPPLVQTK